CCGCCGCGTCGGCCGCCTGCGCCTTCAGCGCCCGCTCGACGCCGGCCCGGGACTCCGTGACCAGCCGGCGCAGCGCCGGGCTCGGCTCGGCCGACGCCAGCCAGGCGTCCGTCGCGTCCAGCGTCTCCTGCGAGACCTGCAGCGCCGGGTAGAGGCCGACCACGATCTGCTGGGCCATCTCGTGGCTGCGGGAGTTCCAGATGTCCTTCACCGCTTCGAAGTACTTCGCGGTGTACGGCGCCAGCAGCTCCCGCTGGTCGGTCTGCACGAAGCCGCCGATGACGGCCTCCTGCAGGGCGTTGGGGAGCTTGTCGGAGGTGACGACCGAGGCCCAGGACTCCGCCTTCGCCTCCGCGGTCGGACGCGCCGCGCGCGCCGTCGCCGCGTGCCGCTCGCCCGCGGACGTCCGGTCCCGTTCCAGCTCTGCCGCGACGGTCTTCTCGTCGGCCCGGCCGGTGGCGGCCAGCCGCTCCAGCAGCGACCAGCGCAGCTCGGTGTCCACGGCCAGCCCCGGGATCTCCTCGGTGCCGTCCAACAGGCCCTGCAGCAGCGCCAGTTGCTCTTCCGTACGGGCCGCGGCGGCGAACGCCCTGGCCCACGCCAGCTGGTGGTCGCCGCCCGGCTCCGCCGCGCGCAGGTGCGCGAGCGCCGCCTCGGTCCAGGCGCCCAGGCCCGCCTCGCGCCACTCCGGTGCCGCGTACAGGTCCAGCGCCAGCTTCACCTGGCGGTGCAGCGACTGCACCACGCCGATGTCGGACTCCTTGCCGATGCCCGACAGGACCAGCGCCAGGTAGTCGCGGGTGGCCAGTTCGCCGTCCCGGGTCATGTCCCAGGCCGACGCCCACGACAGCGCGCGCGGCAGCGACTCGGTGAAGTCCCCGAGGTGCTCGGTGACGACCTTCAGCGACTCCTCGTCGAGGCGGACCTTGGCGTACGACAGGTCGTCGTCGTTGAGGAGGAGGACGGCCGGGCGCGGCTTGCCCACCAGCTGCGGCACCGGCGTCAGTTCGCCGTCCACGTCCAGTTCGATCCGCTCGGTGCGGACCAGCTTGCCGTCCCGGAGCTCGTAGGCGCCGATCGCGATCCGGTGCGGCCGCAGGACGGGCTCGCCCTTCGCGCCGGCCGGCAGCGCCGGGGCCTCCTGCTGGACCGCGAACGCGGTGATCACGCCGTCCGCGTCCACCTCGATCCGCGGCCGGAGGATGTTGATCCCGGCCGTCTCCAGCCACTTCTTCGACCACGTCTTCAGGTCACGGCCGGAGGTCTCCTCCAGCGCGCCGAGCAGGTCGCTCAGCCGGGTGTTCCCGTAGGCGTGCGCCTTGAAGTAGGACTGCACGCCCTTGAAGAACTCCTCCATGCCCACGTAGGCGACCAGCTGCTTGAGGACGCTGGCGCCCTTGGCGTACGTGATGCCGTCGAAGTTGACCAGGACGTCGTCGAGGTCGTTGATCTCGGCCATGATCGGGTGGGTGGACGGCAGCTGGTCCTGACGGTAGGCCCAGGTCTTCATGGAGTTGGCGAACGTCGTCCACGAGTGCGGCCACTTCGAGCCCGGCGCGTACGCCTGGCAGGCGATCGAGGTGTAGGTGGCGAACGACTCGTTCAGCCACAGGTCGTTCCACCACTCCATGGTGACCAGGTCGCCGAACCACATGTGCGCGAGCTCGTGCAGGACGGTCTCCGCGCGCACCTCGTACGCCGCGTCCGTCACCTTCGACCGGAAGACGTACTGGTCGCGGATGGTCACCGCGCCCGCGTTCTCCATCGCGCCGGCGTTGAACTCCGGCACGAACAGCTGGTCGTACTTGGCGAACGGGTAGGCGTAGTCGAACTTCTCCTGGAACCAGTCGAAGCCCTGCCGGGTGACCTCGAAGAGGGCGTCCGCGTCCAGGTGCTCGGCCAGCGACGGCCGGCAGTAGATGCCCAGCGGCACCGTCCGCCCGTCCTTCTCGTACGTGCTGTGCACGCTGTGGTACGGGCCCGCGATCAGCGCGGTGATGTACGTCGAGATCCGCGGCGTCGGCTCGAACCGCCAGATGTTCGCGCTCGGCTCGGGCGTCGGCGAGTTGGAGATCACCGTCCAGCCCTCCGGGGCCTTCACGGTGAACTGGAAGGTCGCCTTCAGGTCCGGCTGCTCGAAGGACGCGAACACCCGCCGGGCGTCCGGCACCTCGAACTGGGTGTAGAGGTAAGCCTGCTGGTCCACCGGGTCGACGAAGCGGTGCAGTCCCTCGCCGGTGTTCGTGTAGGCGCAGTCCGCGACGACGGTCAGCTCGTTGCGGCCGGCCCGCAGCCCCGGCAGCGCGATCCGCGAGTCCTTGAAGACCCCGGCCGGATCCAGCGCCTCGCCGTTGAGCACGACCTCGTGCACGGCGGGGGCCACCAGGTCGATGAACGACTCCGCGCCCGCCTCGGCGGCGTCGAACCGCACCGTCGTCGCGGAGCGGAAGGTGCCCCCCTCCTGGGCGCCGGAGAGGTCGAGATCGATCTCGTACGCGTCCACGGTCAGCAGCCGCGCCCGCTGCTGCGCCTCGTCGCGGGTCAGATTCGTGCCAGGCACCCGTTCTTCTCCTTCGCATTGCTCATCGCATCGGACTCTTCCGGTCATCCTTCCACGCGGACCCGTGCGCCCGAGGGCTGGTATTCGAGGTCGTAACCCGCTTGACCTGCGGCCGACCACGTGGTCCGATTCCCGCCGGTGCCGTCCGGGCCCGCGGGCGACGCTGGACGCATGACGACCTACACACCACTTCCCATTCCGCCCGCCGCGCTCAAGGAGATCCGCGGGACCGACGACGCCGGGCGGCCCGTCGAGCCGTACCGCGCGCGGGAGGACGGCGAGCCGGTGGACTGCGTCGGCAGTCCGCTGCGCTGCTGTCTGCGCGCCATCGAGCCCGGAGAGCTGGTGGCGCTGGTCTCGTACGCGCCGCTGCGGCGCTGGGCGGCGCTGACCGGCGCGAAGCCCGGGGCCTACGACGAGCAGGGGCCGGTTTTCATCCACGCGGAGGAGTGCGACGGGCCGGCCGGGCAGGACGGGGAGTACCCGTTCGCGCGGCCGGGCGCGCTGCGGACGCTGCGCCGCTACAACGCCGAGGGGCAGATCGTCGGCGGGCGGCTCTTCGAGATCCCCGAGGACGCCGGGGCGGGCTTCGACGCCGCGCTGGACGAGGCGTTCGCCGACCCGCAGGTCGTGCTGGTGCACGTGCGGGCCGTGGAGTACGGGTGCTTCCAGTTCGAGGTGCGGCGGGGCTGACGCCGCGCGGGCCACGGAAAAGGGCGGTGCCGGTGAGGAGACCCGGGTCTCCTCACCGGCACCGCCCTGCGGCCGTGTCGGTCAGCCGCGCAGTTCCGCCGCGACCAGCTCCGCGATCTGGACGGCGTTCAGCGCCGCGCCCTTGCGGAGGTTGTCGTTGGAGAGGAACAGCGCCAGGCCGTTCTCGACGGTCTCGTCGGTGCGGATCCGGCCCACGAAGGAGGCGTCCTGGCCGGCGGCCTGGAGCGGGGTGGGGACATCGGAGAGGGCGACGCCGGGGGCGCCGGCCAGCAGCTCCTGCGCGCGGGCGGGGCTGATCGGACGCGCGAAGCGGGCGTTGACCTGCAGCGAGTGGCCGGAGAAGACCGGGACGCGGACGCAGGTGCCGGACACCTTCAGGTCCGGGATCTCCAGGATCTTGCGGCTCTCGTGGCGGAGCTTCTGCTCCTCGTCGGTCTCGTTCAGGCCGTCGTCGACGATCGAGCCGGCCATCGGCAGCACGTTGAAGGCGATCGGGCGGACGTACTTGTCGGGCTCGGGGAACTCCACCGCCGAGCCGTCGTGCGTCAGCTTGGTGGCGTCCTGCTCGACGGCCTTGCGGACCTGGCCGTCCAGCTCCTCCACACCGGCCAGGCCACTGCCGGAGACCGCCTGGTAGGTGGAGACGACCAGCGAGACCAGGCCGGCCTCGTCGTGCAGCGGGCGCAGCACCGGCATCGCGGCCATGGTCGTGCAGTTCGGGTTGGCGATGATGCCCTTGGGGCGGTCCGTGATGGCCTGCGGGTTGACCTCGGACACGACCAGCGGGACCTCGGGGTCACGGCGCCAGGCGGAGGAGTTGTCGATCACCACGGGGCCGGCGTCGGCGACCTTCTGCGCGAGGGCCTTGGACGTCGCGCCGCCGGCCGAGAAGAGGACGATGTCCAGCCCGGAGTAGTCGGCGGTGGCCGCGTCCTCAATGGTGATCTCGGTGTCCTGCCACGGCAGGGTGCGTCCGGCGGACCGGGACGAAGCGAACAGCCGCAGCTGCTCGACCGGGAAGTTCCGCTCGGCGAGAATGCCCCGCATCACGCCGCCGACCTGTCCGGTGGCTCCGACGATTCCGACCCTCATGGGACTCCTTCTTTCTGGCCTGACGTGGGTGTCTGCTGGGAACACCTGCTCAGTAGTGCCTCCATCATGTGTGTGACACCCGTCGCCTTGTCCAATCCGTTCCATTCCGCGGAGGGTCGCGGGCCCGTACGGACGCGTACGGTGACTGCCGCTCACGGAGCGTCCCGCGGATACCCCGTGCGGTGAACGCGCGGTGACCGCCGCGCGCAGGCCCGGGCAGGAGCCGGTGACCGGCCGGTGACCGGCGGATCCCTGTGCGGTGATGGGTTCCCGGCGTTGCGGTGGCGTTCACGCGCAGGTCATTCCCGGTGCCAACCATCCCTGGTGACGGGCCAGTTGTGCGGCGGAGGGACGACGCGGAGTCCCCCTCCCGCCGCCCGCGGGCCCGGCCGCCGTCGCGTTCGCACCCGGGGAGCCCCGCGTATGTCCCGTATACGGTCCGCCGCCACTCTCGACCGCCGCACGTTCCTCGCCGCCACCGGTGCGGTCGGCGCCACCACCGGGCTCGGCCTCGCCTTCGGCGGCCCCGGACGGCCCGCCGAGGCCGCCACGGTCAGCCCCGGCCCGGCCCCGGCCGCGCCGATCTCCGTCGACGCCCCCGCGGTACCCCGGGTGCCGTACAGCAGGGGCACCACGCTCGCCGGCGTCGCCACCCCGCGCGGCAGCGGGGGCTACCGCCGGCTCGCCGACGGTCCGGCCTGGGACCGGGTGGTCCGCGCCGAGCTGGCCGCCGCGCACGCCGGCCGGGCCCGGCGGCGTACCGCGCTCGCGTCGTTCGTGCAGCTCACCGACCTGCACCTGGTCGATGTGCAGAGCCCGCTGCGCTACGAGTACCTGCGCGCGGAGACGGCGAGCGCCTGGCGGCCGCAGGAGGCGCTCTCCGTCGCCGGGGTCGTCTCGCTGATCGAGCGGGTCAACGCGCTGCCCGGCGGGCCCGCCACCGGCGCCCCGCTGTCCTTCGTGATCACCACCGGTGACAACACCGACAACAACTCCAAACTGGAGCTGGAGTGGTTCCTGACCGCGATGAGCGGCGGCCGGATCACCCCCAATTCCGGCGATCCCCGCCGCTACGAAGGCGTCCAGGACAGCGGCCTGAAGCTGTACTGGCAGCCGGACAGCGCACTGCGGGACGCCGACAAGAAGCTGGGCTTCCCGCAGCTGCACGGCTTCCTGGACGCGGCGATCCGGACCGTGCACAGCCCCGGCCTCCGGCTGCCCTGGTACTCCACGGTCGGTAACCACGACTCGCTGCCCGGCGGCTGCTACGCCCCCGGCGACCCCTTCTTCACGGACCTCGCCACCGGGGGCCGCAAGCTGGAGACGCTGCCCGCCGCGGAGGCCGCGAAGGTCTGGAAGGCGGTCAAGGACGGTCTCGACCCCAAGGGCGCGGACTTCAAGCGGATGCTGAAGGCGCACGCCAAGCAGGCCAGGCCGGTCACGCCCGACGAGCGCCGGGCCCCCTTCACCCGCGCCGAGTACCTGCGCGCCCACCTCGACCCGTCACACACCGGCCACGGCCCGCACGGCCACGGCTACAGCGCGGCCAACCTCGCGGAGAACCGCCTCTACTACACCTTCCGGGTCTCCGACCACGTCCTCGGCATCAGCCTGGACACCACCGACCCCGGCGGCCACTACACCGGCTCGGTCGGCGAGGCGCAGCTGCGCTGGCTGGAGCGGACGCTGAAGGAGAACGAGAAGGGCGAGAAGGCGCACGTCCTGGTCTTCAGTCACCACACCGGCAAGACCATGGACAACACCCGGCCCGACCCGGCCCGCCCGCACGAGAAGCGGTACGGCGGGGCCGCGCTGGTCGAGCTGCTGGCGGCGCACCCCCGCGTCGTCGGGTGGATCAACGGCCACAGCCACAAGAACGACATCACCCCGCACGGCAGCTTCTGGGAGGTGTCCACCGCCTCGCACATCGACTTCCCGCAGCTGGCCCGGGTCATCGAGCTGGTGGACAACCACGACGGGACGGTGTCGCTGATCACCACTCTCGTCGAGTCGGCCGCCCCGCACCGCACGGACTTCGCCGACCTCTCGCAGACCGGGCTGGCGGCCCTCTACCGCGAGCTGTCCTTCAACGCCCCCGAGGCCCGCAAGGACCTGGTGGGCACGGCCCGGGACCGCAACGTCGAACTGCTGCTCAAGCGGCGCTGACGGGGCCGGCACCGGGGCGGGGGCCCATCAGCGCGGCAGGGCCACCACATACGCGCCCGGCTCCCGCTCCGGCGACGCCATCAGGGCCGTACGGACCACCGCCGCCTGCTGCGCGGGGGCCTCCCGCAGGGTGCGCGGGAGGCAGCGGACGACGGTGATGCCCAGCCGCTCCAGGTGCTCGCGCTTGTGGTCGAAGGCCGAGTGCAGCGGGTCCTCCTCGCTGCGCGGCGCGCGGGTGTCGATCTCCAGGGCCACCCCGTGCTCCGGCCAGAAGGCATCCACCCCGCCCAGGTGCGGGCCGCCCGGCAGCCGCAGATCGACGTTCCACAGGGGCTCCGGCAGCCCGTGCTCACGGACCACCGCGTACAGCCGCTGCTCGGCCAGCGCCCGGCCCTCGGCGAGCAGGGTGTCCACCGCGTCGACCACGTGCGGCCGGGTCAGCAGCCGGGCCCGGCTCAGTTCGCGGACCACCGCGGCCGCCTCGCAGTGCCCGCCGCGTACCGCCTCGGTCAGCAGCCGGCGCACCGCCGCGGCGTCGCTGAGCCCGGCCACCGCGTCCGCGACCGCGCGCGGCACCGGGGCGGTCGGCACCCCGGTGACCTCCTGCGGCACCGGCAGGTCCGCCGCCCGGACGATCTGCGCGAAGCCGGTGGAGCGCAGCCGCCGGGTGCGGGCGACCAGTACCTCGATGCGGTCCAGGACGAGCAGCGGGGGCGTCTCGGAGAAGCCGTGCAGGGCGAGCGCCGCCAGGCCGGTGATCATCACCGCGGGGGCGTCACCGGACGGCGTGCCCTGCTGGGGCACCGTCGGCCCCCGGTGGGTGGCGTACAGCAGCACCGCCTGGAGCCGCTCCTCGCTGGTGGGCGGGCCGGGGTGCAGCAGGTACACGCCGGGGAGCACCTGCTGCCAGCAGCCGCCGGGGCGGCAGCGCTCGGTGAGTTCCGCCGCGGGGACGCCGTGCTGCCGGAGCTGACGGGAGGTCAGTACCCGGGTCGGCAGGCCGGAGAGGTGGTGGAGGGGGAGGGGGGAGAGCGGGGTGTCGTTCATGCCAGGGCGATTCCCGCACCCGCTCCACCCCCTAACCGCTGTTACACGCCCGTACCCGGAACCGGACAATCCTGGGCTAAAGTACGGGCGTTCGACTGCCGAAAGAGGCTGGTCGCCGTGGAGGTTACGGCCTCGCCCCGGCCGCCTCGTCACAAGCCTGTGCCCGCAGCGCCCGGGCCAGGTCGTCGCGCTCCTCCAGCACCAGCCGGCGCAGTGCGGGCGCCGCCTGCTCGTGCCCGGCCAGCCAGGCGTCCGCGGCGTCCAGCGTGGACTGCTCCACCAGCCACGCCGGGAACAGCCCGCGCACGACGTCCATCGCGATCTCGATCGACCGCTCCTGCCACACCCGCTCGATCGCCGCGAAGTAGCGCGGCGCGAACGGCGCCAGCAGCGCGCGCTGCCCGGGCTGCGCGAAGCCCGCGATGGTCGCCTCCACCAGGGCATTGGAGAGCGCGTCGGACTCCACCACGTCCGCCCAGGCCCGCTCCTTGACCTCCGCCGAGGGCCGGGCCGCCAGGCAGCGCACCTGGTGGCGCTTGCCGGACGCGGTGTCGTCCCGGGCCAGCTCCGCGGCGATCAGCGCCTCGTCGGCGACGCCGTGCGCGGCCAGCGGCTCCAGGAAAGCCCAGCGCAGCTCCTGGTCCACCTCCAGGCCGTCGATCTTCGCGGTGCCCTCCAGCAGCCCCTTGAGCAGCTGGAGGTCGGCGGGCGTGGCGGCGATCGCGGCGAAGTGCCGGGCCCAGGTGAGCTGGTGGCCGCTGCCGGGCTCGGCCAGCCGCAGCTCGTGCCGCGCGCCCTCGGCCAGCTCGTGGGCGGCCGGCTCACGGCGGTCCGGCGCGGAGTAGTACTCCAGCGCCGTCTCGGCCTGTCCGTGCAGCGACTGCAGGACGCCGATGTCGGTCTCCTTGCCGGCGAACCGCCGCACCAGGTCGAGGTAGTCGCGGGCCGGCATCAGCCCGTCGCGGGTCAGGCCCCACAGCGCGGCCCAGCACAGCGCCCGCGCCATCGGGTCGGTCAGGTCCCCGAGCCGGGCCCGCAGCGTCGCCAGCGACCCCTCGTCGAACCGGACCTTGCAGTACGTCAGGTCCTCGTCGTTGACCAGGATCAGCTCGGGCCGCTCCAGGCCCGCCAGCTCCGGCACCGCCGTCCGGGGCCCGGTCACGTCCACCTCGGCGCGGGCGTAGCGCACCAGCGCCGCGTCCCCGCCCTCGGAGAACACGGTCTGCCGCCGGTAGAGGCCCACCGCCACCCGGTGCGGCCGCAGTTCGGGGTGCGCGGGCCCGGCCTCCTGGAGGATGCTCAGCTCGGTGATCCGGTCCTGCGCGTCGTAAGTGACCTGCGGGGTGAGGGAGTTGACCC
The sequence above is a segment of the Streptomyces lydicus genome. Coding sequences within it:
- the pepN gene encoding aminopeptidase N; its protein translation is MPGTNLTRDEAQQRARLLTVDAYEIDLDLSGAQEGGTFRSATTVRFDAAEAGAESFIDLVAPAVHEVVLNGEALDPAGVFKDSRIALPGLRAGRNELTVVADCAYTNTGEGLHRFVDPVDQQAYLYTQFEVPDARRVFASFEQPDLKATFQFTVKAPEGWTVISNSPTPEPSANIWRFEPTPRISTYITALIAGPYHSVHSTYEKDGRTVPLGIYCRPSLAEHLDADALFEVTRQGFDWFQEKFDYAYPFAKYDQLFVPEFNAGAMENAGAVTIRDQYVFRSKVTDAAYEVRAETVLHELAHMWFGDLVTMEWWNDLWLNESFATYTSIACQAYAPGSKWPHSWTTFANSMKTWAYRQDQLPSTHPIMAEINDLDDVLVNFDGITYAKGASVLKQLVAYVGMEEFFKGVQSYFKAHAYGNTRLSDLLGALEETSGRDLKTWSKKWLETAGINILRPRIEVDADGVITAFAVQQEAPALPAGAKGEPVLRPHRIAIGAYELRDGKLVRTERIELDVDGELTPVPQLVGKPRPAVLLLNDDDLSYAKVRLDEESLKVVTEHLGDFTESLPRALSWASAWDMTRDGELATRDYLALVLSGIGKESDIGVVQSLHRQVKLALDLYAAPEWREAGLGAWTEAALAHLRAAEPGGDHQLAWARAFAAAARTEEQLALLQGLLDGTEEIPGLAVDTELRWSLLERLAATGRADEKTVAAELERDRTSAGERHAATARAARPTAEAKAESWASVVTSDKLPNALQEAVIGGFVQTDQRELLAPYTAKYFEAVKDIWNSRSHEMAQQIVVGLYPALQVSQETLDATDAWLASAEPSPALRRLVTESRAGVERALKAQAADAAAGAAR
- a CDS encoding DUF1203 domain-containing protein → MTTYTPLPIPPAALKEIRGTDDAGRPVEPYRAREDGEPVDCVGSPLRCCLRAIEPGELVALVSYAPLRRWAALTGAKPGAYDEQGPVFIHAEECDGPAGQDGEYPFARPGALRTLRRYNAEGQIVGGRLFEIPEDAGAGFDAALDEAFADPQVVLVHVRAVEYGCFQFEVRRG
- a CDS encoding aspartate-semialdehyde dehydrogenase — translated: MRVGIVGATGQVGGVMRGILAERNFPVEQLRLFASSRSAGRTLPWQDTEITIEDAATADYSGLDIVLFSAGGATSKALAQKVADAGPVVIDNSSAWRRDPEVPLVVSEVNPQAITDRPKGIIANPNCTTMAAMPVLRPLHDEAGLVSLVVSTYQAVSGSGLAGVEELDGQVRKAVEQDATKLTHDGSAVEFPEPDKYVRPIAFNVLPMAGSIVDDGLNETDEEQKLRHESRKILEIPDLKVSGTCVRVPVFSGHSLQVNARFARPISPARAQELLAGAPGVALSDVPTPLQAAGQDASFVGRIRTDETVENGLALFLSNDNLRKGAALNAVQIAELVAAELRG
- a CDS encoding TIGR03767 family metallophosphoesterase, whose amino-acid sequence is MSRIRSAATLDRRTFLAATGAVGATTGLGLAFGGPGRPAEAATVSPGPAPAAPISVDAPAVPRVPYSRGTTLAGVATPRGSGGYRRLADGPAWDRVVRAELAAAHAGRARRRTALASFVQLTDLHLVDVQSPLRYEYLRAETASAWRPQEALSVAGVVSLIERVNALPGGPATGAPLSFVITTGDNTDNNSKLELEWFLTAMSGGRITPNSGDPRRYEGVQDSGLKLYWQPDSALRDADKKLGFPQLHGFLDAAIRTVHSPGLRLPWYSTVGNHDSLPGGCYAPGDPFFTDLATGGRKLETLPAAEAAKVWKAVKDGLDPKGADFKRMLKAHAKQARPVTPDERRAPFTRAEYLRAHLDPSHTGHGPHGHGYSAANLAENRLYYTFRVSDHVLGISLDTTDPGGHYTGSVGEAQLRWLERTLKENEKGEKAHVLVFSHHTGKTMDNTRPDPARPHEKRYGGAALVELLAAHPRVVGWINGHSHKNDITPHGSFWEVSTASHIDFPQLARVIELVDNHDGTVSLITTLVESAAPHRTDFADLSQTGLAALYRELSFNAPEARKDLVGTARDRNVELLLKRR